In one Nitrososphaera sp. genomic region, the following are encoded:
- a CDS encoding alkaline phosphatase family protein, with product MEGTANVIVKKIQLAALALLILPLFAIQGVAADTNQTKHVLLISVDGLHQSDLQWYVKNHPGSTLATMVNGGLEFTNAHTPVPSDSDPGGTALMTGGDPRSTGVYYDVSYNHKTYEAGTTSCNGQPTGGDVVYDSPDDKNASRLDAGQNIPGIDQNPARIMNMTANPQTVLVPSTFPVNPANCQPIWPHSYLKVNTMFEVAKAAGMHTAWSDKHPVYESFNGPSGHGINDLFTPEIDSVAIEPNGHPFPDGAGGWTKDDAATKQYDGYKVQAIINEIDGYDHSGQHKVGVPAIFGMNFQAVSVAEKLFQSPAVLIGPDSSGNYTLGPKLLGGYYPGTTTPGPLLQSALDYVNTQLQWMVNEIHAQGLSDSTAIIVTAKHGQSPLDPNQLRRIDDGPIITAINNAWDNKTGCASNCTSLIVAGTDDDLWQSYLSVKTQAAADFVKSYLWTHSAPGVTYNGTTVSVPHSGLAQIFAGNQAAAYFGVPVSDPRHPDVFGRVQVGVVYTGGSKIAEHGGSNPGDRDVPILVYAPGTVTPGLNGHWVETTQVAPTTLKLLGLNPINLEAVQIEHTAVLPGV from the coding sequence ATGGAAGGAACGGCTAATGTCATCGTAAAGAAAATACAACTTGCAGCACTGGCGCTGTTGATTTTGCCATTGTTTGCAATCCAAGGAGTGGCGGCTGATACCAATCAGACGAAGCACGTGCTCCTTATTTCCGTGGACGGTCTTCACCAGTCAGACCTACAGTGGTATGTCAAGAACCATCCTGGCTCCACGCTTGCCACGATGGTGAATGGCGGCTTGGAGTTTACCAATGCGCATACTCCAGTCCCATCAGACTCTGACCCCGGCGGCACAGCGCTCATGACCGGAGGCGACCCGCGCTCGACTGGTGTTTACTATGATGTCTCGTACAACCACAAGACGTATGAGGCTGGGACCACATCTTGCAACGGACAGCCCACGGGTGGCGACGTAGTCTACGACTCTCCGGACGACAAGAACGCCAGCCGACTCGACGCGGGCCAAAACATTCCGGGAATTGATCAAAACCCAGCACGTATCATGAACATGACGGCCAACCCCCAGACCGTCCTGGTGCCTTCGACATTCCCGGTCAACCCGGCTAACTGCCAGCCTATCTGGCCGCATTCGTATCTGAAGGTCAACACGATGTTTGAAGTCGCAAAGGCTGCAGGAATGCACACCGCATGGTCAGACAAGCACCCAGTATACGAGTCGTTCAACGGTCCTTCAGGCCACGGGATAAACGACTTGTTTACTCCAGAGATTGACTCTGTCGCAATCGAGCCGAATGGTCATCCCTTCCCTGATGGCGCAGGAGGGTGGACTAAGGACGACGCTGCTACCAAGCAGTACGACGGCTACAAGGTGCAGGCAATAATCAACGAAATCGATGGGTACGACCACAGCGGACAGCACAAGGTCGGAGTTCCGGCTATCTTTGGAATGAACTTCCAGGCTGTGTCGGTCGCAGAGAAATTGTTCCAGTCGCCGGCCGTGCTCATTGGCCCGGACTCGAGTGGCAACTATACTCTTGGACCTAAACTGCTAGGCGGGTACTACCCAGGCACGACCACCCCGGGCCCGCTATTGCAGAGTGCGCTTGATTACGTCAATACGCAGCTGCAGTGGATGGTCAACGAAATCCACGCCCAGGGACTTTCAGACTCGACTGCCATCATTGTGACTGCCAAGCACGGACAGTCTCCGCTGGATCCAAATCAGTTGCGCAGGATAGACGATGGCCCCATAATTACCGCAATCAACAACGCATGGGATAACAAGACAGGCTGTGCATCAAACTGCACCTCTCTTATCGTTGCCGGAACCGATGACGACCTCTGGCAGAGCTACCTGTCGGTCAAGACGCAGGCTGCCGCGGATTTCGTCAAGAGCTATCTTTGGACTCACAGCGCTCCGGGCGTGACCTATAACGGTACAACTGTGTCAGTGCCCCACTCTGGACTGGCCCAGATATTTGCTGGCAATCAGGCAGCCGCCTACTTTGGCGTGCCTGTCTCGGACCCTCGCCACCCAGATGTCTTTGGTCGTGTCCAGGTGGGTGTCGTGTACACCGGCGGAAGCAAGATCGCAGAGCATGGCGGCTCTAACCCCGGCGACCGCGATGTCCCGATCCTCGTGTACGCCCCAGGGACTGTCACACCGGGCTTGAATGGCCACTGGGTCGAGACGACTCAAGTCGCGCCGACGACGCTGAAGTTGCTCGGACTGAACCCCATAAACCTGGAGGCAGTGCAGATCGAGCATACCGCGGTGCTGCCCGGAGTTTAG
- a CDS encoding NAD(P)-dependent alcohol dehydrogenase has product MSATQVSSKARAKYQAKAYSASSAASALSPTTIPRREPGDDDIHIEILFCGICHSDLHTVRGEWAGTVYPCVPGHEIVGRVARVGPAVTKFKVGDIAAVGCMVDSDSTCKECRAGLEQFCPHVIFTYNSPDRHLGGVTYGGYSDSIVVRQDFALHVPSNLSLAGAAPLLCAGITTYSPMRHWGVGKGKKVGVIGLGGLGHMAVKFAHALGANVVVFTTSPNKKQDALRLGADEVVVSRDASQLRRHAGSFDFILDAVSADHDINAYLELLGRDGNITLVGAPPKPLAVHPFGLIFGRRSISGSPIGGINETQEMLDFCGKHNIAADVEVIPIQKVNEAYARMLKSDVKYRFSIDMSSLK; this is encoded by the coding sequence ATGTCAGCAACGCAGGTTTCCTCAAAGGCACGCGCCAAGTACCAAGCCAAGGCTTATTCTGCTTCAAGCGCGGCGTCAGCGCTTTCTCCGACCACCATTCCGCGCCGGGAGCCTGGCGATGACGACATCCACATTGAAATTCTATTTTGCGGTATCTGCCACTCCGACCTTCACACTGTCCGCGGCGAATGGGCAGGCACGGTTTACCCCTGCGTGCCAGGACACGAGATCGTAGGCCGAGTCGCAAGGGTCGGCCCCGCAGTTACCAAGTTCAAGGTCGGCGATATCGCGGCTGTTGGCTGCATGGTCGATTCGGACAGCACCTGCAAGGAATGCCGCGCTGGACTTGAGCAATTCTGCCCGCATGTCATCTTTACGTACAATTCACCCGACCGGCACCTTGGGGGCGTCACCTATGGGGGCTACTCGGACAGTATAGTCGTCAGACAGGACTTTGCGCTGCACGTACCGTCAAACCTCAGCCTTGCGGGCGCTGCGCCTCTCCTCTGCGCCGGAATTACAACCTATTCGCCAATGCGCCACTGGGGTGTCGGCAAAGGCAAGAAGGTTGGCGTAATCGGACTCGGAGGGCTGGGACACATGGCAGTAAAGTTTGCCCATGCGCTTGGCGCCAATGTCGTCGTCTTCACCACGTCTCCCAACAAGAAGCAGGATGCACTCCGGCTCGGAGCGGACGAGGTTGTCGTTTCGCGAGATGCTAGCCAATTGCGCAGGCACGCTGGCAGTTTTGACTTTATCCTCGATGCTGTCTCTGCCGATCACGACATCAATGCATATCTTGAATTGCTCGGCCGCGACGGCAACATCACTCTCGTCGGCGCGCCGCCAAAGCCCCTTGCCGTCCATCCATTCGGACTTATATTTGGGCGCCGCAGTATATCGGGTTCTCCGATCGGAGGCATCAACGAAACGCAGGAGATGCTCGACTTTTGCGGCAAGCACAATATCGCCGCCGACGTTGAAGTTATTCCCATCCAGAAGGTAAACGAGGCTTATGCAAGAATGCTCAAGTCGGATGTGAAATACCGCTTTTCCATAGACATGTCTTCTCTAAAGTAA
- a CDS encoding MEDS domain-containing protein, which produces MDNTFSSEVQEGTTQKDLYDTIIRLLSNGHAVVYAVEGDVNKTVVKISKIETAAEDYIESGALKIINPDSFYSASKRGIDCDKLIAQWQTVVSSMQSKGYKSILVVGMPARNLFAESKSQLKIVETEACIAKMQGVNIRIFCCYPKSMVDKLPFRYLVRLLNSHQDFTSNAGPSQVLLSTGGSSQLDVMSLIESSLTTVLGGETCRLVLKTMKLVYKLDQKDIVGSPELFEEKVRKLFGMSGDAILKMLTSTIVEMIAGDQAPI; this is translated from the coding sequence GTGGATAACACATTCTCCAGTGAGGTGCAAGAGGGAACCACGCAAAAGGATTTGTATGATACAATTATTCGCCTCCTTTCAAATGGTCACGCGGTGGTTTACGCTGTTGAAGGCGATGTCAACAAGACCGTAGTCAAGATCTCAAAGATTGAAACAGCAGCTGAAGATTATATTGAAAGCGGGGCGCTGAAAATAATAAATCCGGATTCCTTCTACTCCGCCTCAAAGCGAGGCATTGATTGCGACAAGCTGATTGCCCAGTGGCAGACAGTTGTCTCTTCGATGCAATCCAAGGGCTACAAGAGCATACTTGTTGTGGGGATGCCGGCCAGAAACCTGTTTGCGGAAAGTAAGAGCCAGCTCAAAATCGTGGAAACGGAGGCATGCATTGCGAAAATGCAAGGGGTCAACATCAGGATCTTTTGCTGCTACCCGAAGAGCATGGTCGACAAGCTTCCGTTTCGATATCTGGTACGGCTCCTAAACTCCCATCAGGACTTTACGAGCAATGCGGGTCCATCGCAGGTACTGCTATCCACGGGCGGTAGCAGCCAGCTTGACGTAATGTCTCTAATTGAGAGCTCCCTCACGACAGTTCTTGGCGGGGAAACTTGCCGGCTTGTGCTAAAGACCATGAAACTCGTTTACAAGCTGGACCAGAAAGACATAGTCGGATCTCCCGAGCTGTTTGAGGAAAAAGTCAGGAAGTTGTTTGGCATGTCCGGCGACGCGATTTTGAAAATGCTCACAAGTACGATTGTTGAAATGATTGCCGGCGATCAAGCACCTATCTGA
- a CDS encoding LLM class flavin-dependent oxidoreductase, with protein sequence MQVGVDSFAAALGEGMPLGDPSDRLSELIEQVVLADKVGLDVFGVGEHHRKEFLDSAPPVILGAAAARTNRIRLSSAVTVLSAADPVRVFQEFATLDLLSRGRAEMIVGRGSFVEAFPLFGLDLEDYDSLFAEKLDLLLKIRENEHVHWSGKYRPALTGQGVYPRPMQNPLPISIGVGGTPESFVRAGLLGLPLTVAIIGGETRMFRPLVDLYREAGARAGHAPEKLTVAVHSIGYVAETSKQAADEFYPGYARAFGRIGRERGWSPITRSGFEAQLGPEGALLVGDPDEVAEKILRHSKSLGGISRITFQMNAASVPQEKQMRAIELIGRRVAPSLRTQTGSDRQFAVM encoded by the coding sequence ATGCAAGTTGGAGTTGATAGTTTTGCCGCCGCCCTTGGCGAGGGCATGCCTCTGGGCGACCCCTCAGACCGCTTAAGCGAGCTTATCGAGCAGGTTGTGCTGGCCGACAAGGTCGGTCTGGATGTATTTGGTGTTGGCGAGCACCATCGCAAAGAGTTTCTTGATTCTGCTCCCCCCGTAATCCTGGGCGCAGCTGCAGCGCGGACAAACCGGATCAGGCTGTCAAGTGCGGTAACGGTGCTAAGTGCAGCCGATCCTGTTCGAGTGTTCCAGGAATTCGCTACTCTGGATCTGCTGTCCCGGGGACGCGCTGAGATGATTGTCGGCAGGGGATCATTTGTTGAGGCGTTTCCGCTGTTTGGACTGGACCTTGAAGATTATGATTCGCTTTTTGCTGAAAAGCTGGATCTCTTGCTAAAGATCAGGGAAAATGAGCATGTCCACTGGTCAGGCAAGTACCGGCCCGCCCTGACTGGTCAGGGGGTTTATCCGAGGCCTATGCAAAACCCTCTGCCAATATCTATTGGGGTCGGCGGTACGCCGGAGTCATTCGTGCGGGCAGGACTGCTTGGCCTGCCCCTTACCGTTGCCATTATCGGGGGAGAGACGCGGATGTTCAGGCCACTTGTAGACCTATACAGGGAAGCCGGCGCGCGGGCGGGTCATGCGCCGGAAAAGTTGACTGTCGCAGTACATTCGATAGGGTATGTGGCTGAAACCAGCAAGCAGGCAGCAGATGAGTTTTACCCCGGTTATGCACGCGCATTTGGCAGGATTGGCAGGGAACGCGGCTGGAGTCCTATAACGCGGTCCGGCTTTGAAGCCCAGCTGGGTCCTGAAGGGGCGCTCTTAGTGGGAGACCCGGATGAGGTGGCCGAAAAAATACTCAGGCACAGCAAGTCGCTTGGAGGAATATCGCGCATCACTTTCCAGATGAACGCGGCCTCGGTACCACAGGAAAAGCAGATGCGAGCCATTGAACTGATAGGCAGGCGGGTGGCTCCTTCCCTCCGCACTCAAACGGGAAGCGACAGACAGTTTGCGGTCATGTAA
- a CDS encoding cupredoxin domain-containing protein, with product MKFTASVAMIIVGLAIGALSVGLIFVPQTPRLNQASQSASSLPAVLPVMNQTTTTRQIWETWYISPSSHQDRFEPSFITVNQGDTVQLTLIDNDTVAHDLAIGPPYNIMINATVPGLVNDMTGEHFTTAATNNSPGVTVTGTPGNVSATYSFVAKYAGIYEFVCTYHAEVGMIGYLTVLPNAAYAEKVPAGHASMTAGVNVTIPAGAASNTKVQGYAPDEITVPVGNTVTWTNQDSAPHTVTANDASFDSGNLAPKQAYSFSFTNAGTYNYHCVYHPWMTGSVVVK from the coding sequence TTGAAATTCACTGCATCCGTCGCAATGATAATTGTAGGACTGGCCATAGGCGCACTGAGCGTAGGACTTATCTTTGTTCCCCAAACACCTCGGCTGAACCAAGCATCCCAGTCTGCTTCCTCACTTCCTGCAGTACTTCCGGTGATGAACCAGACAACTACTACAAGGCAAATCTGGGAGACATGGTACATTTCACCGTCGTCGCATCAGGACAGGTTCGAGCCCTCGTTTATCACTGTAAATCAGGGCGATACGGTTCAACTAACACTGATTGATAACGATACCGTTGCGCATGACCTTGCCATTGGGCCGCCGTACAACATAATGATAAACGCGACCGTCCCCGGACTTGTCAATGATATGACCGGCGAGCACTTTACAACTGCTGCAACGAATAACTCTCCCGGAGTAACTGTGACAGGAACGCCCGGCAACGTTTCTGCAACTTACTCTTTCGTAGCCAAGTATGCAGGCATCTACGAGTTTGTGTGCACATACCATGCAGAGGTGGGTATGATTGGATATCTGACAGTACTGCCAAATGCCGCGTATGCCGAGAAGGTGCCGGCAGGACACGCATCTATGACCGCGGGCGTAAACGTAACCATACCAGCGGGAGCGGCATCAAATACCAAGGTTCAAGGCTATGCTCCGGATGAAATAACCGTCCCTGTTGGCAACACGGTAACATGGACGAACCAGGACAGTGCGCCACACACCGTCACTGCCAATGACGCAAGCTTTGACTCTGGCAACCTTGCACCGAAGCAGGCATACAGCTTCAGTTTTACAAACGCGGGAACCTACAACTACCATTGCGTCTATCACCCTTGGATGACAGGGAGCGTTGTGGTGAAATAG
- a CDS encoding TRAM domain-containing protein translates to MSSYGGRGGYNSSGNRGYGGSRGFGGPKPVEVGKEYEVQVTETSRKGDGIARVQGFVIFVAGGRMGQKVKVKITNVGERFATAEVSSSSSGQTQAASTDSKEEPAQS, encoded by the coding sequence ATGTCATCATATGGAGGAAGAGGCGGCTACAACAGCTCCGGCAACAGAGGTTATGGAGGCAGCCGCGGCTTTGGCGGTCCAAAGCCCGTAGAAGTTGGAAAGGAATACGAAGTACAGGTTACGGAAACGAGCAGAAAAGGCGACGGCATCGCAAGAGTGCAGGGATTTGTCATATTTGTAGCGGGAGGAAGGATGGGACAAAAGGTCAAGGTAAAGATCACAAACGTTGGCGAAAGGTTTGCGACAGCGGAAGTATCGTCAAGTTCTTCTGGGCAGACCCAGGCAGCAAGTACAGACTCGAAAGAGGAGCCGGCGCAAAGCTAA
- the hsp20 gene encoding archaeal heat shock protein Hsp20 — protein sequence MSSPFDEFFGRRRRRDSWFPDIDEMMREFDRNFQNMFKNFEQQIPKNLVKERKLDDGSVVRETGPIVWGYSVKIGPDGKPVVRKFGNIDAFPNMLGGGVAVKEEREPLIDVIKGNDDLRVVAEVPGVSKDDLRVSATESNVTIESVTGEPRYHKRVELPEQVDPKTAKSSYRNGILEVSFKLKSTGSGGIPINIE from the coding sequence ATGTCCTCACCGTTCGACGAGTTTTTCGGAAGAAGAAGGAGACGCGACTCCTGGTTTCCAGACATTGACGAGATGATGAGAGAGTTTGACCGCAACTTCCAGAACATGTTCAAGAACTTCGAGCAGCAGATCCCAAAGAATCTCGTCAAGGAGCGCAAGCTGGACGACGGGTCGGTAGTTAGGGAGACTGGCCCCATAGTGTGGGGATACTCGGTGAAGATAGGACCAGACGGCAAGCCTGTTGTCCGCAAATTCGGCAACATTGACGCTTTTCCAAACATGCTTGGCGGAGGAGTCGCTGTAAAGGAGGAACGCGAGCCTCTCATTGACGTGATAAAGGGAAATGACGACCTGAGGGTGGTCGCAGAAGTGCCGGGGGTAAGCAAGGACGACCTCCGCGTCAGCGCGACGGAGAGCAACGTCACAATCGAGTCGGTTACCGGCGAGCCGCGCTATCACAAGCGCGTCGAACTGCCGGAGCAGGTGGACCCAAAGACTGCCAAGTCCAGCTACCGTAACGGGATACTCGAAGTATCGTTCAAGCTGAAATCAACCGGTTCCGGCGGAATTCCGATAAACATAGAGTGA
- a CDS encoding response regulator: protein MNGSPDDARRDLAGRRTVMICDDEADILKIYSNFLRRKFNVLTALSGSACISTYKEHQQKGSRVDVLLVDYRLGDMLGDQVACQIKELDGTRTVLITAYDLDDDRISSLKERGCIVGQLRKPISLATLMAQIEKIIGQG from the coding sequence TTGAACGGCTCTCCTGACGACGCACGAAGGGACTTGGCGGGGAGAAGGACCGTAATGATTTGTGACGACGAGGCAGACATTCTCAAAATATATTCAAACTTTCTCCGGCGCAAGTTCAACGTCCTCACCGCGCTTTCAGGCAGCGCTTGCATCTCGACGTACAAGGAACACCAGCAAAAAGGGAGCAGGGTAGACGTCCTGCTTGTTGACTACAGACTTGGAGACATGCTCGGCGACCAGGTGGCGTGCCAGATAAAAGAGCTGGATGGCACGAGGACAGTCTTGATTACAGCCTATGACCTGGACGACGACAGGATATCGAGCCTGAAAGAGCGTGGATGCATTGTGGGCCAGCTCAGAAAGCCCATAAGCCTTGCAACCCTGATGGCCCAGATCGAGAAAATCATTGGGCAGGGTTGA
- a CDS encoding sensor histidine kinase: protein MTLPRNSALILVIIGAAVASLALVSYVYGSYSSTQVSEMAAKDVESSTQRQAHDLSNVLISKVEAVDSNLGIIARSSALQDGSISDSAKLILSKSQESTSGITNFYMWLDKSGHMVWLSDLSDQNYRNYSNTDLSYRPYFTEAKATNSLYYSTAINSNDKIARLYISVPVLTADGRFNGVVVAAVRLDTLGKFLQSQITPSAQGSVGMLDRSGTVLYSDDLTAIGQNVFGNEFQKRIPEDLRAAGFNDFLHQSLSGGSGVQELTYRGVTGTYAYNTVTIEGKDLGVLYVTGAHALTGSVNSVIDQQRLVNTTLVIVIGGLAMGMAFLVVSWNARLHATVRSKTQELENAVSSLEEANTRLQEHDKLQHEFINIAAHELRTPVQPLIGIAETMQMSINESPTRRIELSEDEVEMLARNAKRLELLTENILDVTRIDSKTLKLNLEKLDLNENIIAAINETLGTAGTLVSNELSVLYSKDNGGLGEPRRIEVSFKTSDKTIAVMADRTRLYQVISNILRNAIKFSNDGGVIEITAAKSDDGTALVRIKDNGKGINSEILSRLFTKFSSRSESGTGLGLYLSKAIVEAHGGRIWAENNVGGGASFYFSIPLYLQASRQDIPSRAEQE, encoded by the coding sequence TTGACGCTTCCACGCAATAGTGCCCTTATTCTCGTAATCATTGGCGCGGCAGTTGCCTCGCTCGCCCTTGTCAGCTACGTGTACGGCTCTTATTCAAGCACTCAGGTATCGGAGATGGCGGCCAAGGACGTTGAATCAAGCACCCAGCGCCAGGCCCACGACCTCTCCAACGTCCTGATCAGCAAGGTCGAAGCAGTTGACAGCAACCTCGGAATAATTGCGAGGTCATCTGCCCTGCAGGACGGCTCCATAAGTGATTCCGCAAAACTAATTCTGAGCAAAAGTCAGGAATCAACGAGCGGCATTACCAACTTTTACATGTGGCTGGATAAATCGGGCCACATGGTGTGGTTAAGCGACCTTTCAGATCAGAATTACAGGAACTACAGTAACACAGACCTGAGCTACAGACCATATTTCACCGAAGCAAAAGCAACAAACTCGCTCTATTACAGCACTGCCATCAACTCAAACGACAAGATTGCGAGGCTGTATATCTCCGTGCCGGTTTTGACAGCGGATGGACGCTTTAACGGCGTTGTCGTTGCCGCAGTGCGGCTTGACACCCTCGGCAAGTTCCTGCAGAGCCAAATTACTCCCAGCGCGCAGGGAAGCGTCGGCATGCTGGACAGAAGCGGCACGGTACTTTATTCTGACGACCTGACTGCAATAGGTCAGAATGTGTTTGGAAACGAGTTTCAAAAAAGAATTCCTGAGGACCTAAGGGCGGCAGGGTTTAACGACTTTCTGCACCAGAGTCTTTCCGGAGGCTCAGGCGTCCAGGAACTGACATACCGTGGCGTAACCGGGACTTATGCATACAATACCGTCACCATTGAAGGCAAGGATCTAGGCGTGCTTTACGTCACAGGTGCCCACGCGCTCACCGGCAGCGTAAATTCAGTCATTGACCAGCAGCGTCTGGTCAATACGACGCTTGTCATTGTCATAGGCGGCCTTGCGATGGGAATGGCTTTTCTTGTTGTATCATGGAACGCAAGGTTGCATGCAACGGTCAGGTCAAAGACGCAGGAGCTAGAAAATGCAGTGTCTTCGCTCGAAGAGGCAAACACCCGGCTTCAGGAGCACGATAAGCTGCAGCACGAGTTTATCAACATCGCAGCCCATGAGCTGAGAACTCCTGTTCAGCCGCTTATTGGCATCGCCGAGACCATGCAGATGTCAATAAATGAATCTCCAACCAGGAGAATCGAGCTCTCGGAAGACGAAGTGGAAATGCTTGCAAGGAATGCAAAAAGACTGGAGCTTTTAACTGAGAATATTCTTGACGTCACCAGAATCGATAGCAAGACACTGAAACTGAATTTAGAAAAGCTCGACCTCAACGAGAACATTATAGCGGCAATCAATGAGACCCTTGGCACTGCCGGCACGCTTGTCAGTAATGAGCTCAGTGTACTGTACAGTAAAGATAACGGCGGCCTAGGAGAGCCAAGGCGAATAGAGGTCTCTTTCAAGACATCTGATAAGACAATTGCAGTCATGGCAGACAGGACCCGGCTGTACCAGGTGATATCCAACATTCTGAGAAACGCGATAAAGTTCAGCAATGACGGCGGCGTCATTGAAATCACTGCCGCCAAGTCTGACGACGGTACGGCCTTGGTCAGGATAAAGGACAATGGAAAGGGGATAAACAGCGAAATACTGTCGAGGTTATTTACAAAGTTCAGCAGCCGGTCGGAGAGCGGCACGGGTCTGGGGCTCTACCTGTCAAAGGCAATCGTGGAGGCCCATGGCGGCAGGATTTGGGCAGAGAACAACGTCGGGGGCGGTGCATCATTCTACTTTTCCATCCCTCTGTATCTGCAAGCCAGCCGGCAAGATATCCCCAGCCGGGCAGAACAAGAATAA
- a CDS encoding translation initiation factor IF-2 subunit beta, protein MSDKSSTPVQSFADYETLLKRLQDKLGGTTKKATARLEVPVAQIIWVGQKTIFRNFMEFPKALRRDPEKILFYLNKELASAGYIVGDRVIFIGRKTPSSFQALLDRYVKDYVQCPVCGSPDTRTEKNKKLGFLICEACGAKSSIKGNYA, encoded by the coding sequence GTGAGCGATAAGAGTAGCACTCCTGTTCAAAGTTTTGCTGATTATGAGACATTACTCAAGCGCCTTCAGGACAAACTAGGCGGCACGACGAAAAAAGCTACCGCTAGGCTCGAGGTCCCAGTCGCTCAGATAATTTGGGTTGGTCAGAAGACAATTTTCCGAAACTTTATGGAGTTTCCAAAAGCGCTTCGAAGAGACCCGGAGAAGATACTCTTTTACCTTAACAAGGAATTGGCATCTGCAGGGTATATTGTGGGTGACAGGGTTATCTTTATTGGACGCAAAACTCCCTCTTCGTTCCAAGCCTTGCTTGACCGATACGTCAAAGATTATGTCCAATGCCCTGTCTGTGGGAGTCCAGATACTCGTACTGAAAAGAACAAAAAGCTTGGTTTTCTAATCTGTGAAGCCTGCGGCGCCAAATCCTCAATCAAGGGCAATTATGCCTGA
- a CDS encoding universal stress protein codes for MISRVLVAVDGSENAERAFDTAIELAQRLDIPLVVLNVLDDYGNDAPLWKRHDVIVGELEKQHDEMLRKYKEAAEGRLHTVVVTVRAEGFAAEQILKTAEEEDAGIIVTGSRGLSPAKEFLMGGVSQKVVYHSKRPVLVVR; via the coding sequence ATGATATCAAGAGTTCTTGTTGCAGTTGACGGCTCCGAGAATGCGGAAAGAGCATTCGATACGGCAATAGAATTGGCGCAGAGACTTGACATCCCGCTTGTTGTGCTAAACGTACTGGACGATTATGGCAATGATGCTCCGCTCTGGAAACGTCATGACGTTATCGTGGGCGAGCTGGAAAAACAACACGACGAGATGCTAAGAAAGTACAAGGAAGCGGCTGAAGGCAGGCTCCATACAGTTGTTGTCACTGTAAGAGCGGAAGGGTTTGCGGCTGAGCAGATACTCAAGACAGCAGAGGAGGAGGACGCCGGGATAATAGTCACGGGAAGCAGGGGTCTCAGTCCGGCAAAAGAATTTCTCATGGGGGGCGTATCCCAGAAAGTGGTGTATCATTCCAAGCGGCCTGTACTTGTAGTCAGGTAA
- a CDS encoding TRAM domain-containing protein, producing the protein MSYGTYGGGSRYGGGGFGPKPVEAGKEYDVQITETSRKGDGIARVQGFVIFVKDGKMGQNTKIKVINVGERFATAETVTTPPAAPATQQ; encoded by the coding sequence ATGTCATACGGAACATACGGAGGCGGCAGCCGCTACGGCGGTGGCGGCTTCGGTCCAAAACCGGTTGAAGCAGGAAAAGAATACGATGTGCAGATTACTGAGACGAGCCGAAAAGGTGACGGAATTGCCAGAGTGCAGGGCTTTGTGATCTTTGTGAAGGATGGAAAGATGGGTCAGAATACAAAAATCAAGGTCATTAATGTCGGTGAAAGGTTTGCTACTGCGGAAACGGTAACAACACCTCCAGCAGCACCAGCCACTCAACAATAA
- a CDS encoding DUF308 domain-containing protein, which translates to MSKPETNVHLPGVTKSPNSLRAAQIILGALTMMLAGLVLVFPAFAVYLIAALLSVSLLFGGIHDIVIGAGAKHLRKATRAASIGVGVLAIAASLFAIAYPGAAVIAMSVLLAVGLIFLGSAAVARGIVEKHFPGWVRAMLIGVGALTTALSFPIIVYPVLGVPVLLAILATALVIIGASYIAVGATGALFRPAYRRFDLDSKRNTGSEAA; encoded by the coding sequence ATGAGCAAACCGGAAACTAACGTGCATCTGCCGGGCGTGACAAAGAGTCCGAATTCTCTGCGTGCTGCACAAATAATCCTCGGGGCGTTGACGATGATGCTTGCGGGTCTTGTCCTCGTTTTTCCAGCATTTGCAGTCTACCTGATTGCAGCGTTACTTTCTGTCTCTCTCTTATTTGGCGGAATACATGATATTGTTATCGGGGCGGGCGCTAAACACCTCAGGAAAGCGACCAGAGCAGCAAGCATTGGCGTGGGTGTTCTGGCCATCGCGGCCTCCCTTTTCGCAATCGCGTACCCGGGAGCCGCAGTCATTGCCATGTCCGTACTGCTTGCGGTAGGGCTAATATTTCTTGGGAGTGCGGCCGTTGCCCGAGGAATAGTTGAGAAACACTTCCCCGGCTGGGTGCGCGCCATGCTTATTGGAGTTGGAGCACTGACAACAGCACTGTCATTCCCAATCATAGTTTATCCTGTGTTGGGGGTTCCTGTCTTGCTGGCAATACTGGCGACAGCCCTTGTCATAATCGGGGCATCGTACATCGCCGTAGGCGCAACTGGGGCACTATTTCGGCCTGCTTACCGACGGTTTGACCTTGACTCGAAACGCAATACCGGCTCTGAAGCTGCGTGA